One segment of Panicum virgatum strain AP13 chromosome 1K, P.virgatum_v5, whole genome shotgun sequence DNA contains the following:
- the LOC120676900 gene encoding desmethyl-deoxy-podophyllotoxin synthase-like — translation MEQLTYYLLALLLPLLLLKLITRRDDGNGLRLPPGPWQLPVIGSLHHLLGSPLPHRAMARIARRLGAPPLIYFRLGEVPVVVASSPAAAREVMKTHDASFATRPWTPTTRVRMEDGEGLVFARYGALWRQLRRISVLELLSARRVHSFRAVREEEARRLVAAVAAAAAGEGGAAVNVSERIAVLVTDTAVRAMIGDRFERREEFLANLAEGVKITSGFNLCDLFPSSRLARLVSGTERRARENHRRQSELMDHAIKQHEQRREAAMVQSADGTVEKEEDLIDVLLRIQREGGLEVPLTMGMIKAVILDLFGAGSETSATTLQWAMSELARNPEVMHKAQAEVREKLQGKPMVAEDNLADLRYTKLIIKETLRLHPVVPLLVPRECRESCKVMGYDVPRGTTVFVNVWAISRDPWHWGADAAAFRPERFEAGTVADFKGADFEFTPFGAGRRMCPGMAFAQASMELALAALLYHFDWEMPGGMLPGELDMTEEMGIAVRRKNDLYLRPVVRVPPHVTP, via the exons ATGGAGCAGCTCACGTACTACCTTCTGGCgctccttctccctctcctgcTTCTCAAGCTCATCACGAGGCGCGATGACGGCAATGGCCTGAGGCTGCCGCCGGGCCCGTGGCAGCTGCCGGTCATCGGCAGCCTCCACCACCTGCTCGGCAGCCCGCTGCCGCACCGCGCCATGGCCCGCATCGCGCGCCGCctcggcgcgccgccgctcatcTACTTCCGGCTCGGGGAGGTCCCCGTGGTCGTGGCgtcgtccccggccgccgcccgcgaggTCATGAAGACGCACGACGCCAGCTTCGCCACGCGCCCGTGGACGCCCACGACTAGGGTCCGCATGGAGGACGGCGAGGGGCTGGTGTTCGCGCGCTACGGCGCGCTGTGGCGGCAGCTCCGCAGGATCAGCGTCCTGGAGCTGCTCAGCGCCCGCCGCGTCCACTCGTTCCGCGCCgtccgggaggaggaggcccgccgcctcgtggccgccgtcgccgccgccgcggccggcgagggcggcgccgccgtcaaCGTCAGCGAGCGGATCGCCGTGCTCGTCACGGACACGGCCGTGCGCGCCATGATCGGCGACCGGTTCGAGAGGCGGGAGGAGTTCCTGGCGAACCTCGCGGAGGGGGTCAAGATCACCTCCGGGTTCAACCTCTGCGACCTGTTCCCGTCGTCGAGGCTCGCCAGGCTTGTCAGCGGCACGGAACGCCGGGCGCGGGAAAATCACCGCCGGCAGTCCGAGCTCATGGACCACGCCATCAAGCAGCACGAGCAGCGGAGGGAGGCGGCCATGGTACAATCTGCGGATGGCACCGTGGAAAAGGAGGAGGACCTGATCGACGTGCTCCTTAGGATTCAGAGGGAAGGCGGCCTCGAGGTGCCGCTCACCATGGGTATGATCAAGGCCGTCATCCTT GATCTTTTCGGTGCCGGGAGCGAGACATCAGCAACCACACTCCAATGGGCCATGTCGGAGCTCGCAAGAAACCCAGAGGTGATGCACAAGGCGCAAGCCGAGGTGCGCGAGAAGCTTCAAGGCAAGCCAATGGTGGCCGAGGATAACCTTGCCGACCTGAGGTACACGAAGCTCATCATCAAGGAGACCCTGAGGCTGCACCCGGTGGTGCCGCTGCTGGTGCCAAGGGAGTGCCGGGAGTCCTGCAAGGTCATGGGGTACGACGTCCCCAGGGGAACCACCGTGTTCGTCAACGTCTGGGCGATCAGCAGGGACCCCTGGCACTGGggcgccgacgccgcggcgTTCCGGCCGGAGCGGTTCGAGGCCGGCACGGTGGCCGACTTCAAGGGCGCCGACTTCGAGTTCACGCCGTTCGGGGCCGGCCGGAGGATGTGCCCTGGCATGGCGTTCGCGCAGGCGAGCATGGagctcgccctcgccgcgctcctCTACCATTTCGACTGGGAGATGCCGGGTGGGATGCTGCCGGGCGAGCTGGACATGACGGAGGAGATGGGCATCGCCGTCCGGAGGAAGAATGACCTTTACCTGCGTCCGGTTGTCCGTGTGCCGCCACATGTAACACCATAG